A window from Leptospira stimsonii encodes these proteins:
- a CDS encoding NAD(P)/FAD-dependent oxidoreductase: MSKSGKKKVVIIGAGFGGLQAVKKLSQNSDLDITVIDKKNHHLFQPLLYQVATAVLSPADIAIPTRSLVGESKNVTVVLGEATKIDISNKTVYYQNTSTNYDYLILSAGARSSYFGNDQWAQHTIGLKNLKDALKIRHKLLISFEKAELSGDPEIAKSLLNYVIIGGGPTGVELAGSIAELSHQIIRDEFHTIDPALSKITLIEASPRLLMAFSPSLGEFAKRRLEKRGVEVLTGTRVLNIDEKGVHLEGKTIHSETVIWAAGVQANAIAATLGVPLDRSGRVMVDEFCNIEGHPEVFVIGDIANYTKGLERPLPGVSPVAMQQGRYVAALIKNDLKNKKRKPFHYIDKGSMATIGRTDAVAEVGFLKMKGFFGWLAWLFVHLFYQVGFKNKITILITWVWSYIAFSAEARVIQDEVSAEKE; this comes from the coding sequence ATGAGTAAATCCGGAAAGAAGAAAGTAGTCATCATCGGCGCGGGGTTTGGCGGTCTTCAAGCCGTTAAAAAACTCTCTCAAAACTCGGACCTTGACATCACGGTCATCGATAAAAAAAATCATCACCTCTTTCAACCGCTTCTCTACCAGGTTGCAACGGCAGTTCTGAGTCCCGCGGATATTGCGATTCCGACTCGTTCTCTTGTGGGGGAAAGCAAGAATGTCACCGTAGTTCTCGGAGAGGCGACTAAGATCGATATTTCGAATAAGACCGTCTATTATCAAAACACTTCAACAAATTATGATTATCTAATATTGTCTGCGGGGGCTAGATCCAGTTATTTCGGAAACGATCAGTGGGCGCAACATACGATCGGACTTAAAAATCTGAAGGATGCCTTGAAAATCCGTCATAAACTTTTGATCTCCTTTGAAAAAGCGGAACTTTCGGGAGATCCGGAGATCGCAAAGTCACTTTTGAACTATGTTATCATCGGCGGAGGTCCGACCGGAGTGGAACTCGCGGGTTCCATCGCAGAGCTTTCCCACCAAATCATACGGGATGAATTTCATACGATCGACCCGGCGCTTTCCAAGATCACTCTGATCGAGGCGTCTCCGCGACTCCTGATGGCGTTTTCACCTTCCCTTGGAGAATTTGCGAAACGAAGATTGGAGAAAAGAGGAGTGGAAGTGCTGACCGGGACGAGAGTTTTGAACATCGATGAAAAGGGAGTGCATCTGGAGGGAAAGACGATCCATTCCGAGACGGTGATTTGGGCGGCGGGAGTTCAAGCGAATGCGATCGCGGCTACGTTAGGCGTTCCTTTAGATCGTTCCGGAAGAGTGATGGTAGACGAGTTTTGCAATATAGAAGGCCATCCGGAAGTTTTTGTCATAGGAGATATCGCCAATTATACGAAAGGTTTGGAGCGTCCTCTTCCAGGTGTTTCTCCCGTAGCGATGCAACAAGGAAGATACGTCGCGGCCTTGATCAAGAACGATCTAAAGAATAAAAAAAGGAAACCGTTTCATTATATTGATAAAGGTTCCATGGCGACGATCGGAAGGACGGACGCGGTGGCGGAAGTCGGGTTTCTCAAGATGAAAGGTTTTTTTGGATGGCTCGCTTGGCTTTTCGTTCACTTGTTCTATCAGGTCGGATTTAAGAATAAGATCACGATTTTGATCACTTGGGTCTGGTCTTACATTGCATTCAGCGCGGAAGCGAGAGTAATCCAAGACGAGGTCAGCGCGGAGAAGGAATAG
- a CDS encoding SDR family NAD(P)-dependent oxidoreductase gives MNPDYWKGKTIVVTGGSSGIGEAILSALSKIDCKLINLSRTQPELLKRKNPFAADLIHIQTDLSSEKDIDKAVKKISKEYRGIDVLFANAGVTTHSRFDGTRIETFRKTFDINFFGPIYLIQRLLPHIKLNLGTVIATSTVSGLYGIPGRSAYSSSKSALHAALEAARIELSEQGLSFIIFCPPYTKTKLRASGLDGDGKPLNEGFYPSKKIKTPEEVALRMLNAVEDPESRLVIMDSSGFFLKWLRNIAPAFLERTLFKKLYKDFH, from the coding sequence ATGAATCCGGATTATTGGAAAGGCAAGACCATCGTTGTAACCGGGGGTTCATCCGGGATCGGAGAAGCGATTCTTTCCGCTCTTTCAAAGATCGACTGTAAGTTGATCAATCTTTCCAGAACACAACCTGAACTCTTAAAACGCAAGAATCCGTTTGCCGCGGATTTGATTCATATCCAAACCGATTTGAGTTCGGAGAAGGATATCGATAAGGCCGTCAAAAAAATCTCCAAAGAATACAGAGGGATCGACGTTCTTTTTGCGAATGCGGGAGTTACCACACATTCTCGTTTTGACGGAACGAGAATCGAGACGTTTCGTAAAACGTTCGATATCAATTTTTTCGGACCTATCTATCTCATACAAAGATTACTTCCACACATCAAACTCAATCTGGGAACGGTGATTGCGACTTCCACCGTCAGCGGTCTCTACGGAATTCCCGGAAGAAGCGCGTATTCTTCTTCCAAGTCCGCGCTCCACGCCGCTTTGGAAGCGGCAAGAATCGAACTCTCCGAACAAGGGCTTTCTTTTATTATTTTTTGCCCTCCTTATACGAAAACCAAACTGAGGGCAAGCGGATTGGACGGAGACGGTAAACCGTTGAACGAAGGTTTTTATCCGAGTAAGAAGATTAAAACTCCGGAAGAAGTCGCCTTACGAATGTTAAACGCTGTGGAAGACCCTGAATCCAGGCTGGTTATCATGGACAGCTCCGGCTTCTTCCTGAAGTGGCTTCGGAATATTGCTCCGGCATTTTTAGAAAGAACTCTATTCAAAAAACTTTATAAAGATTTTCACTAG
- a CDS encoding SRPBCC family protein, giving the protein METRSVVKEFQFDYPLMRVWNAVTVNEELIHWLADKVTGRPKEGAHFAWTWRLGMEGDLTTNGIYKKIVPLKELILHWQDHPAGEIELKLEFQSLGENSSKLIVTNSGYPMGDKYDVWIEAASEGWEEEGKHLREYLKKS; this is encoded by the coding sequence ATGGAAACGAGAAGTGTTGTAAAAGAATTTCAGTTCGACTATCCTCTGATGAGAGTGTGGAACGCTGTGACCGTTAACGAAGAGTTGATTCATTGGTTGGCGGACAAGGTGACGGGACGTCCGAAGGAAGGCGCACATTTTGCGTGGACTTGGAGACTTGGAATGGAAGGCGATCTTACAACAAACGGGATTTATAAAAAGATAGTTCCCTTAAAAGAATTGATATTGCACTGGCAGGATCATCCCGCCGGAGAAATCGAATTAAAGCTCGAGTTTCAATCCTTAGGTGAGAATTCTTCCAAGCTCATCGTAACAAATTCCGGATATCCGATGGGTGATAAGTACGACGTTTGGATCGAAGCGGCCTCTGAGGGATGGGAAGAAGAAGGAAAACATTTGAGAGAATACCTAAAAAAATCTTGA
- a CDS encoding DUF1574 domain-containing protein, translated as MKSKPFLWYPVLLFFAIFLFDKLFFLDSVRDYVKQEFTYIYYDVKKELLKEIVSKYGIGGEYEKDSSKKKKLMILMGSSRMLYFQNSDLEAFYPDWDIYNLSSAVTTPAYYLYFLEGLAKGGVHPDLVVIESDPFQFNKNSTTFKKSNLANSFDPVFILKYSWTLGKENVNYFFGNYLFGVSYNKPYIGNVIKRLKNENFEIGEMLKSMTIATLKNDKGNSISPAGAFVERDFGKIQESAVKTVGWIYPSYAPSEMQYEFYQKILNLLNEKHWKALFVKPGSSIPMEKVLDELNIPGPWFEIVRPMHEKAGIPLIDMSKDSYYACNTFADSGHISLDCYRPFIRFILLHYYLDPK; from the coding sequence TTGAAGTCCAAGCCTTTCCTCTGGTATCCAGTCTTACTTTTTTTCGCGATTTTTCTCTTCGATAAACTTTTCTTCCTCGATTCCGTAAGAGATTACGTAAAACAAGAATTCACCTATATCTACTACGACGTCAAAAAAGAACTTCTCAAGGAGATCGTTTCCAAATACGGGATCGGCGGGGAATACGAGAAGGATTCCTCTAAAAAGAAAAAGCTCATGATTCTTATGGGCTCTTCCCGGATGCTCTATTTTCAGAATTCCGATCTTGAGGCGTTTTATCCGGATTGGGATATCTACAACCTTTCTTCCGCCGTTACAACTCCCGCTTATTATCTCTATTTTTTGGAAGGACTTGCGAAAGGAGGAGTTCATCCGGATCTCGTGGTGATCGAAAGCGATCCGTTTCAATTTAATAAGAACAGCACTACATTCAAAAAATCGAATTTAGCAAACAGCTTTGATCCGGTTTTTATTCTTAAATATTCTTGGACGTTAGGAAAGGAAAACGTAAACTATTTTTTCGGGAATTATCTTTTCGGAGTAAGTTACAATAAACCGTATATCGGTAACGTTATAAAACGTTTGAAGAATGAGAATTTTGAAATCGGAGAAATGCTGAAGTCAATGACGATCGCGACCCTCAAGAACGACAAAGGGAATTCGATTTCTCCCGCGGGTGCGTTTGTAGAAAGGGATTTCGGGAAGATTCAAGAATCGGCGGTGAAAACCGTCGGTTGGATTTATCCTTCCTACGCACCTTCGGAAATGCAGTACGAGTTCTATCAGAAAATTCTTAATTTGCTGAATGAAAAACACTGGAAGGCTTTGTTCGTAAAACCGGGTTCCTCCATTCCCATGGAAAAAGTTTTAGACGAATTGAATATTCCCGGACCTTGGTTTGAGATCGTAAGGCCGATGCATGAAAAAGCGGGGATTCCTTTGATCGACATGAGCAAGGATTCTTATTACGCCTGTAATACGTTTGCGGACAGCGGTCATATTTCTTTGGATTGTTATCGCCCCTTCATTCGTTTTATTCTTCTCCACTATTACCTGGATCCGAAGTAA
- a CDS encoding LIC20035 family adhesin: MKQFCLSLLAVLAVSCSTIPGVENKGKDQEIQILPPNIRVEKYKDTFNMKAEGPVVTDCSGKPCTPEQLDGLKPDQIKKFKKNGAWKEYQEKEDSATKKKISVLIRIGEYKDDKREGSWKTLYETGEVLRDTPYVAGLKEGEEKKLKRDGVQTESTVYKADKKNGPYWKKNNEGLMDEEGAYKDDQKDGVWTEYYAEPGQNGAKKKVSTYSNGIKQGPETSYHKDGTTVQSEGSYKDDLKTGTWKTYYDNGSIQMEGGYKPKPAPADEKEKDPKEKKALRSGYWKEYYKNGNVFAEGQREHTRKGVWKFNWSNGNPAYKGEMMNEFMMSSAEAYNKDGQLIGKGKLQFSIMNIDEATNELKASYRPDIPFTYYKNGAKQFEILSESKAIEYDESGAKLGEGPIMPGTNKKNGCWSVGSGKTYYINGNENKRMGEMQGCK; encoded by the coding sequence ATGAAACAATTCTGTTTGTCTCTGCTCGCCGTTCTTGCCGTTTCCTGCTCTACGATTCCGGGCGTGGAAAATAAAGGCAAGGATCAAGAAATTCAAATCCTTCCACCAAACATTCGTGTGGAAAAATACAAAGATACATTCAATATGAAAGCCGAAGGTCCGGTCGTTACGGATTGTTCCGGCAAACCTTGTACTCCGGAACAACTCGACGGTTTGAAACCGGATCAGATCAAAAAGTTTAAGAAGAACGGCGCTTGGAAAGAATACCAAGAGAAGGAAGATTCCGCGACCAAGAAAAAGATCAGCGTCCTGATTCGCATTGGAGAATACAAAGACGATAAGAGAGAAGGTTCTTGGAAAACGTTGTATGAAACGGGAGAAGTTCTTCGAGATACTCCGTATGTCGCCGGTTTAAAAGAAGGCGAAGAGAAAAAGCTCAAAAGAGACGGAGTTCAGACTGAAAGCACCGTTTACAAAGCGGATAAGAAAAACGGCCCTTACTGGAAGAAAAACAATGAAGGCCTGATGGACGAAGAAGGCGCTTACAAAGACGACCAGAAGGACGGAGTTTGGACGGAATATTACGCCGAACCAGGACAGAACGGAGCGAAGAAAAAAGTTTCTACGTATTCCAACGGTATCAAACAAGGTCCGGAGACTTCTTATCACAAAGACGGGACAACTGTTCAGAGTGAAGGTTCTTACAAAGACGATCTGAAAACCGGAACCTGGAAAACGTATTACGACAACGGTTCGATCCAGATGGAAGGCGGTTACAAACCGAAACCGGCGCCTGCGGATGAAAAGGAAAAAGATCCGAAAGAGAAAAAAGCGCTTCGTTCCGGTTACTGGAAAGAATATTATAAAAATGGAAATGTATTTGCTGAAGGCCAGAGAGAACACACTCGTAAGGGAGTTTGGAAGTTTAACTGGAGCAACGGAAATCCTGCATATAAAGGCGAGATGATGAACGAGTTTATGATGTCCTCCGCGGAAGCGTACAACAAAGACGGACAACTGATCGGAAAGGGGAAACTTCAATTTTCGATCATGAACATAGACGAGGCGACTAACGAGCTGAAGGCGAGTTACAGACCGGATATTCCGTTTACGTATTATAAGAATGGGGCAAAACAATTCGAGATCCTGAGCGAATCCAAAGCGATCGAATACGACGAAAGCGGAGCGAAACTCGGAGAAGGTCCGATTATGCCTGGAACGAATAAGAAGAACGGTTGTTGGTCTGTGGGTTCGGGTAAGACGTATTACATCAACGGAAACGAGAACAAAAGAATGGGAGAAATGCAGGGTTGTAAATAG
- a CDS encoding LIC20036 family protein, protein MSTETNPRSFWKRDLTIFIPTAILFFALGFFLRTCGSGMHRSAKVTYNGSFTQGTLIFLDQNTVRLKDPDQEIAMDTVEKIEFFAEENPTMSTELSANDKLFVGTYQLTVGTHKGVLQLFGGKNGRLYGNLKFSNWGKGKWEPVGAPFIKGNQIQFVRSCSGAKCSEIGSNVPFSQKYIGVLEGRSISGTYRGNNSSGNWEAKK, encoded by the coding sequence ATGAGCACTGAAACCAATCCTCGTTCTTTTTGGAAACGAGATCTTACGATTTTTATTCCCACCGCCATTCTATTTTTCGCTTTGGGTTTTTTCTTGAGAACCTGCGGATCGGGAATGCATCGATCTGCAAAGGTGACGTATAACGGTTCTTTTACGCAGGGAACTCTTATTTTTTTGGATCAGAATACGGTGAGATTGAAGGATCCGGACCAAGAGATCGCGATGGATACGGTGGAAAAGATCGAATTCTTTGCCGAAGAAAATCCTACGATGTCCACTGAGCTTTCTGCGAATGATAAACTTTTCGTCGGAACGTATCAACTTACGGTCGGCACGCACAAAGGGGTTCTTCAACTTTTCGGAGGAAAGAATGGGCGTCTCTATGGAAATCTAAAATTCTCCAATTGGGGAAAGGGAAAGTGGGAACCGGTCGGAGCGCCTTTTATAAAAGGAAATCAAATTCAATTCGTAAGATCTTGTTCCGGAGCGAAATGTTCGGAGATAGGAAGCAACGTTCCCTTTTCCCAAAAATACATTGGAGTTTTGGAAGGACGTTCCATCTCGGGAACATATCGCGGAAACAATAGTTCCGGGAACTGGGAAGCGAAGAAATAA
- a CDS encoding AAA family ATPase, translating into MEKDLLSGEDVEFARVTLETLKKELSKEITGQDEVIRNVLVCLVCQGHVLLEGMPGLAKTLLARSLASALDLDFKRIQFTPDLLPADLVGTVVFNPKTTEFETRKGPVFTGVLLADEINRAPAKVQSALLESMEEKTITIGDKTYKLDRPFLVIATQNPIDQDGTYPLPEAQMDRFFMKVNVGYPALEEEIGILEQHGRLNTEDTKIKKVVSSKEILKLSSLLDNVFIEEKIKSYIVRLVRNTRPEERTIPELIPYIRHGASPRASLSILKSSKANALLNGRTYVIPEDVKVSLVEILRHRILLTFEAISEELNVESLINTVVEATPVP; encoded by the coding sequence ATGGAAAAAGATCTTCTATCCGGAGAAGACGTCGAATTCGCCAGGGTTACTCTGGAAACACTCAAAAAAGAACTCAGTAAGGAAATCACAGGGCAGGACGAGGTGATTCGAAACGTTCTCGTTTGTCTTGTGTGTCAAGGGCACGTCCTCTTGGAAGGGATGCCGGGGTTGGCAAAAACATTGCTCGCGCGATCTCTTGCCTCCGCCTTGGATTTGGATTTTAAAAGAATTCAATTCACTCCCGACCTCTTGCCCGCAGATCTTGTGGGAACGGTGGTTTTTAATCCGAAGACGACCGAGTTTGAAACCAGAAAGGGGCCGGTCTTTACAGGCGTTCTACTCGCGGATGAAATCAATCGTGCTCCCGCAAAGGTGCAATCCGCTCTTTTGGAAAGTATGGAAGAGAAGACGATTACGATCGGAGATAAGACATACAAACTGGATCGACCGTTTCTTGTCATCGCAACGCAAAATCCGATCGATCAAGACGGAACGTATCCTCTTCCCGAAGCGCAGATGGATCGATTTTTTATGAAGGTCAACGTCGGTTATCCCGCGTTAGAGGAAGAGATCGGGATACTCGAACAACACGGACGACTCAATACGGAGGATACGAAGATCAAAAAAGTCGTCTCCTCGAAAGAGATCTTAAAACTTTCCTCCCTTTTGGACAATGTTTTCATCGAAGAAAAGATCAAGTCCTATATCGTTCGCCTCGTGCGGAACACAAGACCGGAAGAAAGAACGATCCCGGAGCTCATTCCTTATATCCGTCACGGCGCGTCTCCGAGAGCGTCTTTGAGTATATTAAAAAGTTCTAAAGCAAATGCGCTTCTCAACGGAAGGACATACGTAATCCCGGAGGACGTCAAAGTTTCTCTCGTGGAAATACTAAGACACAGAATTCTTCTTACTTTTGAGGCGATTTCGGAAGAATTAAACGTAGAATCACTAATCAATACCGTAGTCGAGGCGACTCCGGTTCCTTAA
- a CDS encoding DUF58 domain-containing protein has translation MIRKEFLSILSSLELGRRTRSFREKAGSAESSKRGRGLDFKDVRLYSFGDDTRLIDWNVTSRFGELYVREFYEEKERQAILFFDVSSSMEFGSGEFSRSENAFQVLALLSLLYVQKGNRVKILLFSDSVEWETDFLRSRDELLPTLQKISKKGLIQKVSDPLLPFRYLKNRIHRHAEVYLLSDFIGIGTLKKYSSLKKLYSLHAIRFRDPIELEPPKSMLSFFYTRDPEERGGGLFARTLAPEYETKALRSFFQGSLLDLTGPELDSKEVIRYFSK, from the coding sequence ATGATTCGCAAAGAATTCTTATCCATTCTTTCGAGCCTGGAACTGGGTCGAAGAACGCGTTCTTTTCGGGAGAAGGCGGGTAGCGCCGAGAGTTCGAAACGGGGAAGGGGACTCGACTTCAAGGACGTTCGTCTCTATAGTTTCGGCGACGACACTCGTCTCATCGATTGGAATGTGACTTCTCGTTTCGGAGAACTCTATGTAAGAGAATTCTACGAAGAAAAAGAAAGACAGGCGATTCTCTTTTTCGATGTCTCGAGTTCTATGGAATTCGGCTCCGGAGAATTCTCGCGTTCGGAAAATGCATTCCAGGTTTTGGCTCTTCTTTCCCTTCTCTACGTTCAGAAAGGCAATCGAGTCAAGATTCTTCTTTTTAGCGATAGTGTGGAATGGGAGACCGACTTTCTCCGTTCTCGAGACGAACTTCTTCCAACCCTCCAAAAAATATCCAAGAAGGGATTGATACAAAAAGTTTCCGATCCTCTATTGCCTTTTCGATATTTAAAAAATCGAATCCACAGACACGCGGAAGTCTATTTGTTAAGCGACTTCATCGGAATCGGAACTCTTAAAAAATATTCAAGTCTAAAAAAACTCTATTCTCTTCATGCGATCCGATTTCGGGATCCGATCGAACTCGAACCTCCGAAATCGATGCTTTCCTTTTTTTATACGAGGGATCCGGAAGAAAGAGGCGGCGGTCTATTCGCAAGGACGCTCGCTCCGGAATACGAGACGAAGGCATTACGTTCCTTTTTTCAGGGTTCGTTATTGGATCTGACCGGACCGGAATTGGATTCAAAGGAAGTCATACGGTATTTTTCAAAATGA
- a CDS encoding LB_053 family protein translates to MKRRIQIFLCSWILIYSSSLFGETIETLSPEKVLIAQRVRYELNWAPGEIKEIVAPQVGIHFAEGLPDLPWFEVLLSEKKDTRIALEISYYATGEFPIPVSWTLSNGKRESSLKKVIVESVLSETDTGPSDIIPPLSFSGSYLGRLLVFLILFGILLTFGIYAYRLYARQSSPMDAIIQATPQLERMEVYEIRLRELLKKEPISAREFARLLSGYIREKAANLSGRKTSAFTEAELFQFLYDQFPFEERELQSWRKFLTERKFRPGEAFLAKEDAEEKFSHWKETWDRS, encoded by the coding sequence ATGAAAAGAAGAATTCAAATATTCTTATGTTCTTGGATTCTAATTTATTCTTCTTCTTTGTTCGGAGAAACGATCGAAACCCTTTCTCCCGAAAAAGTTCTGATCGCACAAAGGGTTCGTTACGAACTCAATTGGGCGCCCGGTGAAATCAAAGAGATCGTTGCTCCGCAGGTCGGGATTCATTTTGCGGAAGGACTTCCGGATCTCCCTTGGTTCGAAGTTCTTCTTTCCGAAAAAAAGGACACAAGAATCGCACTCGAAATTTCTTATTACGCCACGGGAGAATTTCCGATCCCGGTTTCCTGGACTCTTTCAAACGGAAAGCGGGAATCTTCCCTAAAAAAAGTGATCGTTGAATCCGTTCTTTCCGAAACGGACACGGGACCATCCGATATCATTCCTCCTCTAAGTTTTTCCGGATCGTATCTGGGAAGACTTCTCGTCTTTCTAATTCTTTTCGGAATCCTTCTTACCTTCGGAATTTACGCTTATCGATTGTATGCAAGACAATCTTCTCCGATGGACGCGATCATACAGGCCACGCCTCAGCTCGAACGGATGGAAGTGTATGAAATTCGTCTGAGAGAACTTTTGAAAAAGGAGCCGATCTCTGCTCGGGAATTTGCGAGACTTTTATCGGGTTATATCCGGGAAAAAGCGGCCAACCTTTCCGGAAGGAAAACGTCCGCCTTCACCGAAGCGGAACTCTTTCAATTCTTATACGATCAGTTTCCTTTCGAAGAAAGGGAACTTCAGTCTTGGAGAAAATTCTTAACCGAAAGAAAATTCAGACCCGGCGAAGCCTTTCTCGCAAAAGAGGACGCCGAAGAAAAATTCTCGCATTGGAAGGAGACCTGGGATAGATCATGA
- the batA gene encoding VWA domain-containing protein BatA, translating to MNFEYPYALLILAPVWIWTLVYYKNKMYLHKMEVRLPGRRESSLSKLEKFGVLLPLLRPLTISFLIVALAGPGKKATFLPDEKEGVDIMIALDVSGSMSRSRDFLPETRLGVSKKLLRRFIEKRKNDRLGLVVFAGAAYLQAPLTGDRESLNEILGTIEEETVAEQGTAIGDAIILSTYRLRASHARSRVIVLITDGVSNTGKIDPVTATDLAEHIGAKIYSIGIGKEDSSYEINFEILQELSANTGGQFFRAEDPEEMKEVLTSIDSLEKDPLAAPPKEVRETEYELWIYRALAVLLMDLILRSFVFRYYV from the coding sequence ATGAATTTTGAATATCCTTACGCGCTCTTAATTTTGGCTCCGGTGTGGATCTGGACTTTAGTATATTATAAAAATAAAATGTATCTTCACAAGATGGAAGTCCGTCTTCCGGGAAGAAGAGAGAGTTCACTTTCCAAACTGGAAAAATTCGGAGTTCTTCTTCCTTTGCTTCGTCCTCTTACGATTAGCTTTTTGATCGTCGCTCTCGCTGGCCCGGGAAAGAAGGCGACTTTTCTTCCGGACGAAAAAGAGGGCGTGGACATTATGATCGCACTCGACGTTTCCGGTTCTATGTCGAGGAGTCGCGACTTTCTTCCGGAAACGAGATTGGGTGTTTCTAAAAAACTCCTTCGACGATTTATAGAAAAACGGAAGAATGACCGACTTGGCCTTGTCGTCTTCGCGGGTGCCGCTTATTTACAGGCACCCCTTACGGGAGATCGGGAATCACTGAACGAAATCCTGGGCACGATCGAGGAGGAAACCGTGGCCGAGCAGGGGACTGCGATCGGCGACGCCATCATTCTCTCGACGTATCGTCTCCGCGCCTCTCACGCTCGTTCGAGGGTGATCGTTTTGATCACGGACGGGGTTTCCAATACGGGGAAAATCGATCCGGTCACGGCCACTGATCTCGCCGAGCATATCGGGGCAAAAATCTATTCGATTGGAATCGGAAAGGAAGATAGTTCTTACGAGATCAATTTCGAAATCTTACAAGAACTTTCCGCAAACACGGGCGGGCAGTTTTTTCGCGCCGAAGATCCAGAGGAAATGAAGGAAGTTCTTACTTCCATCGATTCGCTCGAAAAAGATCCGCTCGCCGCCCCACCGAAAGAGGTTCGAGAAACCGAATACGAGCTTTGGATCTACCGAGCGCTGGCCGTTCTTCTCATGGATTTGATTCTACGATCGTTCGTGTTCCGGTATTACGTATGA
- the batB gene encoding VWA domain-containing protein BatB — protein sequence MSHEFSSYLKNIFYTVLAFWSIYSSIRIYLIYKVSNWRIQYPGLERTSFFPRAGLVSARILLLFVILICIFFAGWQIDYKDEKKEESFRGVDILFLVDVSLSMQAIDNAPTRLAKFKEILLRMLPSLNGNRFGMIVFAASPFLYCPMTSDVAAFSDYVRGLDVDMVGDRGTDLKKAFQKAEDLLNSEKVFRNRILILVTDGEDQNDPELVSFPANFQIWATGTETGGPIAYNDEESGLSGYLLKDGTLSPNANVPGVIQSKMNPVFLKELAARNGGSFHSLETNPPDLQSFQKEIRSLEENLYSRKKDLKRAEGSAKYLILAILCMIIDWVFVEAFLFSKKKEPALS from the coding sequence ATGAGTCACGAGTTCTCTTCTTATCTGAAGAATATATTTTACACGGTTCTTGCATTTTGGTCCATATATTCCAGTATTCGAATATATCTTATTTATAAAGTATCGAATTGGAGAATCCAGTATCCCGGTTTGGAACGAACCTCTTTCTTTCCAAGGGCGGGTCTTGTCTCTGCGAGAATTCTTCTATTGTTTGTCATCTTGATCTGTATCTTTTTCGCGGGATGGCAAATAGATTATAAGGACGAAAAAAAGGAGGAATCCTTTCGCGGGGTCGATATCCTCTTTCTCGTGGACGTAAGTCTTTCGATGCAAGCGATCGATAACGCACCGACCAGGCTCGCAAAGTTTAAGGAAATTCTTCTGAGGATGTTGCCTTCGTTAAACGGAAATCGATTTGGAATGATCGTCTTTGCGGCGAGTCCTTTTCTTTATTGTCCGATGACCTCGGACGTCGCGGCGTTTTCGGATTATGTCCGAGGATTGGACGTGGATATGGTCGGAGATCGGGGAACGGATCTAAAGAAGGCCTTTCAAAAAGCGGAAGATCTGTTAAACTCGGAGAAGGTGTTTCGCAATCGAATTCTAATCTTAGTGACCGACGGAGAGGATCAGAACGATCCGGAACTCGTTTCCTTTCCGGCGAACTTTCAGATCTGGGCGACCGGAACGGAAACCGGGGGGCCGATCGCATACAACGATGAAGAATCCGGACTCAGCGGCTATCTCTTAAAGGATGGAACCTTGAGTCCGAACGCAAACGTTCCCGGTGTCATTCAGTCCAAGATGAATCCCGTTTTTTTAAAGGAACTCGCCGCAAGGAACGGCGGTTCATTTCATTCTCTGGAAACAAATCCGCCGGACTTACAGTCTTTTCAAAAAGAGATCCGTTCCCTCGAAGAAAATCTCTATTCTCGAAAGAAAGATCTCAAAAGAGCGGAAGGATCTGCAAAGTATTTGATTCTCGCGATCCTTTGCATGATCATAGACTGGGTTTTCGTCGAGGCATTTTTGTTCTCCAAAAAGAAGGAGCCGGCTCTATCATGA